The following are encoded in a window of Nitrospira sp. genomic DNA:
- a CDS encoding AAA family ATPase — protein sequence MSNPVGVARQCQLPHKDFSPAWTSIKLEAGVRERLLAQALLALTVRQQLPFAEAPIHGLILLTGAPGTGKTTLGRGLANQIAERLPGTKTTFAEIDPHALTSSALGRSQQAVAKLFEQTIPELGMDGVAIVLLDEVETLAVSRHRLSLEANPIDVHRATDAALAGMDRLTRDHRNILLIATTNFPDALDAAVLSRADHVEEIGLPNAIARSEIIADTLRSVGSVWRNVKALEGQADRLAKAADGLDGRRIRKGIFAAMASDLETAKDPNRLTVSQIESSFRQALKVQKGISQ from the coding sequence ATGAGCAATCCTGTAGGCGTGGCGCGTCAGTGTCAGCTGCCTCATAAAGACTTCTCTCCAGCCTGGACATCGATCAAACTGGAGGCAGGCGTCCGCGAACGCCTGCTCGCGCAGGCCCTCCTTGCACTCACGGTGCGCCAGCAACTCCCGTTCGCCGAGGCCCCGATCCACGGCCTGATCCTCCTGACCGGCGCACCCGGGACAGGCAAAACGACGCTAGGTCGAGGGCTGGCCAATCAGATCGCCGAGCGCCTTCCAGGAACCAAGACCACATTTGCTGAGATTGATCCGCACGCTCTGACCAGCTCAGCCCTCGGTCGCAGTCAACAGGCTGTCGCCAAGCTGTTCGAACAGACGATTCCCGAGCTGGGGATGGATGGCGTTGCGATTGTGTTGCTGGACGAGGTGGAGACCCTCGCCGTTTCCCGCCATCGCCTCAGCCTTGAGGCCAATCCCATCGATGTCCACCGGGCCACAGATGCGGCCTTAGCTGGCATGGACCGGCTCACACGCGACCACCGTAACATCCTGCTCATCGCAACGACAAATTTTCCGGACGCGCTCGACGCCGCGGTGCTGTCTCGCGCCGACCATGTGGAGGAGATCGGTCTTCCAAACGCGATCGCCCGTTCAGAGATCATCGCCGATACGCTGAGGTCGGTCGGCAGTGTGTGGAGAAATGTGAAGGCTCTCGAAGGGCAGGCAGACCGTTTGGCGAAAGCAGCTGATGGCCTTGATGGCCGACGCATCCGCAAGGGGATTTTCGCCGCAATGGCCTCCGATCTTGAGACCGCCAAAGACCCCAACCGGCTCACGGTCTCGCAGATTGAATCCT
- a CDS encoding ImmA/IrrE family metallo-endopeptidase: MIGDRIRVARRKAGLSLRALSSAMGEKVTAQAIGKYERGEDIPSSGVLLALAVALKVSVAYLLDTQGIQLTGVEFRKKADTTVRDRAHVETEVLEWIERYLQVESILELDSTHWQTPISPPQKLRRVEDAEQLARDVRNAWKLGLDPIPNMTELLEEKGLKVLVVPLSKRISGFTCLVGRADCERKLPVIVVNSYFPLERRRLTLAHELAHRLIDPESLSDKEEEKAGTIFAGALMMTREHLLLEVGKHRHALGYRELIDLKRLYRVSGAALLMRLYQLNVINESTLVYAFQGIARGWRTHEPEELELESQRGQWERPRRFERLCYRSLAEGLISLTKAAELLRLPVPDVEAGLKGPHADEDHRQ; encoded by the coding sequence ATGATCGGAGACCGCATCAGAGTCGCCAGGAGAAAAGCTGGCCTCTCGCTCCGTGCCCTCTCTTCTGCGATGGGGGAGAAGGTCACGGCGCAGGCCATCGGCAAGTACGAGCGGGGCGAGGACATCCCAAGCTCTGGAGTTCTGCTCGCGCTTGCCGTAGCTCTCAAAGTGTCTGTGGCCTATCTGCTCGACACGCAGGGTATCCAACTAACCGGCGTCGAGTTTAGGAAGAAGGCTGACACCACTGTACGCGATAGGGCACATGTGGAGACGGAAGTGCTCGAATGGATCGAGCGCTACTTGCAGGTAGAATCCATCCTGGAACTCGATAGTACGCATTGGCAAACCCCCATCTCGCCCCCTCAAAAGCTCAGGAGAGTGGAGGACGCAGAGCAGTTGGCCCGCGACGTGCGCAACGCCTGGAAGCTCGGTCTCGACCCGATTCCCAACATGACGGAGTTGCTTGAGGAGAAGGGCCTCAAGGTGCTGGTGGTCCCGCTTTCGAAACGCATCTCCGGGTTCACCTGTCTAGTGGGACGGGCTGACTGTGAGCGGAAACTGCCCGTCATCGTGGTGAACAGTTACTTTCCGCTCGAACGCAGACGCCTGACGCTGGCGCATGAACTGGCGCATCGACTCATCGACCCTGAGAGCCTGTCGGATAAGGAGGAGGAAAAGGCTGGTACGATCTTCGCCGGTGCTCTCATGATGACGCGCGAACACCTCTTGCTTGAGGTCGGCAAACATCGCCATGCCCTAGGATACCGAGAACTGATTGATCTGAAGCGACTGTATCGCGTCAGTGGTGCCGCACTCCTCATGCGACTCTACCAACTGAACGTCATTAACGAGTCCACGCTGGTCTATGCGTTTCAGGGAATTGCGCGCGGGTGGCGAACGCACGAGCCGGAGGAGCTTGAGCTCGAATCCCAACGTGGGCAATGGGAGCGGCCTCGACGCTTTGAGCGCCTGTGCTACCGCTCCTTGGCGGAAGGATTGATTTCACTGACGAAGGCTGCCGAGTTATTGCGGCTTCCCGTCCCTGATGTGGAGGCGGGCCTGAAGGGGCCGCACGCGG